A window of Thermoanaerobacterales bacterium genomic DNA:
CCACGGTGGTCACAAGGGGCTGCACGTCGGCCGGGAGCGGTTCGTTGTGGTCGGCCGCGCTCGCGACGAACAGGGCGATGGCGTCCCGGATGTTCGCGAGGGCTTCTTCCACGGTGTCTCCTTCCGAGACGCAGCCCGGAAGCGCCGGGACGGTCACCACGTAGCCGCCGTCCTCGGGATCGGGGGTCAGGATGACGCTAAATCTCCTTGCCACGTTAACGATCCTCCATTC
This region includes:
- a CDS encoding type II toxin-antitoxin system HicB family antitoxin; this translates as MARRFSVILTPDPEDGGYVVTVPALPGCVSEGDTVEEALANIRDAIALFVASAADHNEPLPADVQPLVTTVEVAV